The bacterium genome has a window encoding:
- a CDS encoding RNA methyltransferase — protein MEKEIIIRSFDTHLDEKEWEKIERFPVIAVLENLRSAFNVGSIIRTADSALLSQVICCGITAHPPHLKLEKTSMGSIDYVKCDYSVSALDSVKKLKKEGVKIYSMETTNLSKLIWDVDFTLPAALVMGNEALGVSKDILEISDEILEIPMLGYKNSMNVSVAFGIAVYEIRKRFWNSFPKDSWMKKLDDWPNYIQG, from the coding sequence ATGGAAAAAGAGATTATAATCCGCTCTTTTGATACACATCTTGATGAAAAAGAGTGGGAGAAGATTGAGCGGTTTCCAGTTATTGCTGTGCTTGAGAATTTAAGAAGCGCATTTAATGTGGGATCAATCATAAGAACAGCTGACTCCGCTCTTTTAAGTCAAGTTATATGCTGCGGTATTACTGCACATCCGCCTCATCTGAAATTAGAAAAAACAAGTATGGGTTCCATTGATTATGTGAAATGTGACTATTCTGTTTCAGCACTGGATTCTGTTAAAAAATTAAAAAAAGAAGGTGTCAAAATTTATTCAATGGAGACAACTAATCTGAGTAAACTAATCTGGGATGTTGATTTTACACTTCCTGCTGCGCTTGTTATGGGGAATGAAGCACTCGGAGTTTCAAAAGATATCCTGGAAATTTCTGATGAAATTCTGGAAATACCAATGCTTGGATATAAAAATTCAATGAATGTTTCCGTTGCATTCGGGATTGCAGTATATGAAATACGGAAGAGATTCTGGAATAGTTTTCCAAAAGACAGCTGGATGAAAAAATTGGATGACTGGCCGAATTATATACAGGGATGA
- a CDS encoding exo-alpha-sialidase: MANVTPNLSFAGHGRTWMQLDGTWAMLFSGSMTGVPRPSRIMLATSSDGLTWQVVNINVYEKGHDPTVIRLKDGRIAVIFAYLFESLQAGFSDDGLTWTEPETLTLLDENGITLTRIYGDVALMRLMDGSFRLMANDTDGIVSFAPQM; this comes from the coding sequence GTGGCTAATGTTACACCGAACCTTTCCTTTGCAGGACACGGCAGAACCTGGATGCAGTTAGATGGCACATGGGCCATGCTGTTTTCAGGAAGCATGACAGGTGTGCCCAGACCAAGCAGGATTATGCTGGCAACTTCTTCAGACGGTTTAACCTGGCAGGTGGTGAACATTAATGTTTATGAAAAAGGACATGATCCTACTGTGATCAGGCTTAAAGACGGCCGCATTGCTGTTATTTTTGCATATCTTTTTGAATCTCTACAGGCCGGCTTTTCAGATGATGGCCTTACATGGACAGAGCCGGAAACGCTTACATTGCTTGATGAAAACGGCATTACACTGACAAGAATATACGGAGATGTTGCCTTAATGAGGCTGATGGACGGAAGTTTCAGGTTAATGGCAAATGATACTGATGGTATTGTGAGTTTTGCTCCGCAAATGTAG
- a CDS encoding L-serine ammonia-lyase, iron-sulfur-dependent, subunit alpha: MRGPSSSHSAAACRIGLLARDLIAGKIENVVIDYDPNGSLVTTHESQGTDMGLYSGLLGWNPDDEKMKDFRQGIKEAGINIKVNYTSYGAKHPNTYKIKISNSQISHTMTAISTGGGAVEITEINGAEVSISGDYYELIVYYDNFENVKSSISSSINFDFLEYKKGAKNFIEIKSHVQFSSSDIEKVKAVPGVKNVSYLKPVLPVLSRKNVKVPFLYCSEMMEYSKQKKINIWQAAVDYESYRGEITEKEVFEKMRKIVHVMGQSIKIGLKGTYYEDRILQCQSAGFKEKMDKKALLNGGMLNTIVLYVTAVMEVKSSMGVIVAAPTAGSCGTIPGSILGAAHLMNKDEDEIVKAMLAAGIMGVFISEHSTFSAELGGCQAECGAASSMAAAGLVYLAGGTFKQSTAAASMALQNSLGMICDPVANRVEVPCLGKNVMAASNAVSCANMALANFDQVVPFDEVVDTMFDVGMSLPRELRCTALGGLSVTPTAKALEKRLQKFKSC; the protein is encoded by the coding sequence ATGCGCGGGCCGTCAAGTTCACACAGTGCAGCTGCATGCCGAATTGGGCTTCTTGCACGAGATCTGATTGCCGGTAAAATAGAAAATGTTGTAATTGATTATGACCCCAACGGTTCACTTGTTACCACTCATGAGAGCCAGGGAACTGATATGGGACTTTACAGCGGCTTGCTTGGGTGGAATCCTGATGATGAGAAAATGAAGGATTTTAGGCAGGGAATAAAAGAAGCCGGAATAAACATAAAGGTCAATTACACAAGTTACGGTGCTAAGCATCCGAATACATACAAAATTAAAATATCAAATTCACAAATTTCTCATACAATGACTGCAATATCAACCGGCGGCGGAGCTGTTGAAATTACAGAAATTAACGGTGCTGAAGTTTCTATCAGCGGAGATTATTATGAACTGATTGTTTATTATGACAATTTCGAAAATGTAAAATCTTCTATTTCTTCCTCAATTAATTTTGATTTTCTGGAATACAAGAAGGGCGCAAAAAATTTCATAGAGATAAAAAGTCATGTTCAGTTTTCCAGTTCCGATATCGAAAAAGTTAAAGCAGTACCCGGTGTTAAAAATGTGAGTTATTTAAAACCGGTATTACCTGTGCTTTCACGTAAAAATGTAAAAGTCCCTTTCTTGTACTGCTCGGAAATGATGGAATACTCAAAGCAAAAAAAAATAAATATCTGGCAGGCTGCAGTTGATTATGAAAGTTACCGGGGAGAAATCACAGAAAAAGAAGTGTTTGAAAAGATGCGTAAAATTGTCCATGTAATGGGTCAATCAATTAAAATAGGGTTAAAAGGCACGTATTATGAGGATAGAATTTTACAATGCCAGTCTGCAGGATTTAAAGAGAAGATGGATAAGAAGGCCTTACTTAACGGAGGAATGTTGAATACAATTGTTCTTTATGTAACTGCTGTAATGGAAGTAAAAAGTTCCATGGGTGTTATTGTGGCAGCTCCAACAGCAGGTTCATGCGGAACAATTCCCGGCTCAATCCTGGGAGCAGCTCATTTAATGAATAAAGATGAAGATGAAATTGTTAAAGCTATGCTGGCGGCTGGAATAATGGGAGTTTTTATTTCCGAGCATTCAACTTTTTCCGCAGAACTTGGCGGGTGCCAGGCTGAATGCGGAGCAGCATCTTCTATGGCTGCTGCAGGCCTTGTTTATCTTGCAGGAGGCACATTTAAGCAGAGTACTGCAGCTGCATCTATGGCACTTCAGAATTCCCTTGGAATGATATGTGACCCGGTTGCAAATCGCGTAGAAGTGCCATGTCTTGGTAAAAATGTAATGGCAGCATCTAATGCTGTATCATGTGCAAATATGGCTCTGGCAAATTTTGATCAGGTTGTGCCTTTTGATGAGGTTGTGGACACTATGTTTGATGTCGGCATGAGCCTTCCACGCGAACTCCGATGTACTGCTTTGGGAGGACTCTCAGTTACGCCTACTGCAAAAGCTCTGGAAAAAAGACTTCAAAAATTTAAATCGTGCTGA
- a CDS encoding 6-bladed beta-propeller, translating into MKRILSCFVIITLLSGISCIKKSNQPVVVIKDGVEIVQNRRVPLYPEKTVQFIEDLKIGGENENGKIKLFQPRHIAVDKNGSIFVSDVSDKSIKVFDKNGKYLGTIGRKGSGPGEFQSIGVMRFLPNDNLIVMDWRMRRVSFFTISGKFLQSFQMKNNLSGIYLTTDSTITCRENIYSEEKKLYIKSFDLNGNEKLLWGQFKPEEFKMLRSGNTTFGINVPYLPCSIFTGDEKNGWLYHCLNSKYLIEVYNKKGDLFRKIERLYKPVPVTSAEKEEYVKSFEDNPNKVFVKMAREVKLPKVKTITEYMIVDEKGNLWVETMETKKKDDKEFYAYDIFNDKGFYTMKVWLSITPKVFAGGYMHSIVRDSSGIASVKRYRIIERDRK; encoded by the coding sequence ATGAAACGGATTTTAAGCTGCTTTGTAATTATTACATTGTTATCAGGAATATCATGCATAAAAAAAAGTAACCAACCTGTAGTTGTTATAAAAGATGGAGTAGAAATTGTGCAGAACAGAAGAGTCCCGCTCTACCCTGAAAAAACTGTACAGTTTATTGAAGATCTTAAAATCGGCGGAGAAAATGAAAACGGGAAAATTAAACTTTTTCAGCCCCGCCATATTGCTGTAGACAAAAATGGAAGTATTTTTGTCAGCGATGTTTCGGATAAATCCATAAAAGTGTTTGATAAGAATGGAAAATATTTGGGTACAATTGGTCGTAAAGGAAGCGGTCCTGGTGAGTTCCAGAGTATAGGTGTTATGAGATTTTTGCCAAATGACAATCTAATTGTAATGGATTGGCGAATGAGAAGAGTTAGTTTCTTTACTATAAGTGGAAAGTTTTTACAAAGTTTTCAGATGAAAAACAACTTGAGTGGAATTTACCTGACAACAGATTCAACAATTACATGTAGGGAAAATATTTACTCGGAAGAGAAAAAACTTTATATTAAAAGTTTTGACCTGAACGGAAATGAAAAGCTTTTATGGGGGCAGTTTAAACCTGAAGAATTTAAAATGCTGAGAAGCGGGAATACCACATTCGGAATTAATGTACCGTACCTGCCGTGCTCAATATTTACAGGAGATGAAAAGAACGGATGGCTTTACCACTGTCTAAACAGTAAGTATCTGATAGAAGTTTATAATAAAAAAGGGGACTTATTCAGAAAAATCGAAAGGTTATATAAACCCGTACCTGTTACATCTGCAGAGAAAGAAGAATATGTTAAAAGTTTTGAAGATAATCCCAATAAAGTTTTTGTAAAGATGGCAAGAGAAGTAAAACTCCCCAAGGTGAAAACAATTACAGAGTATATGATTGTTGATGAAAAAGGGAATCTGTGGGTAGAGACAATGGAAACAAAGAAGAAAGACGACAAGGAGTTTTATGCATACGATATTTTTAATGATAAAGGATTTTATACAATGAAAGTTTGGTTGAGTATAACGCCGAAAGTATTTGCAGGAGGCTATATGCACAGCATAGTAAGAGATTCATCTGGAATAGCATCAGTCAAAAGATATAGAATTATAGAAAGAGATCGTAAATGA
- a CDS encoding DUF374 domain-containing protein — protein MSIKLKVKQFRRSITYSEGFINFTASFAWFIIKIYFSTLKIKFYFDPGFLKLDRNRVLFGFWHGRQFLLVPPFGIWNITLMTDLSWAGEIQSRILSKFGYEIVRGSSKHKGAQALLMMKKSIEEGHPGGLALDGPSGPIYKSKPGIIFLAKKMGYPIIPIVSSAEKAWIIKNTWCNYLLPKPFSRCFVAMCRPIWINDDFSTDNLDRIVANLTKIADRKVGRK, from the coding sequence ATGAGCATAAAGTTAAAAGTAAAACAATTTAGAAGATCAATAACATACTCTGAAGGCTTTATTAATTTTACAGCTTCTTTTGCCTGGTTTATAATCAAAATTTATTTTTCAACCTTAAAAATAAAATTTTATTTTGACCCTGGATTCCTAAAGCTTGACAGAAACAGGGTTTTATTCGGCTTTTGGCACGGGAGGCAATTCCTTCTTGTACCGCCATTTGGTATATGGAATATTACTTTGATGACAGATTTAAGCTGGGCCGGAGAGATTCAGAGCAGAATACTATCTAAATTCGGATACGAGATTGTAAGAGGATCCAGTAAACATAAAGGCGCTCAGGCGCTTCTTATGATGAAAAAATCCATTGAAGAAGGGCACCCCGGAGGACTTGCACTCGATGGCCCATCCGGACCGATATATAAATCAAAACCCGGAATTATTTTTCTTGCAAAAAAAATGGGGTATCCGATAATCCCAATTGTATCATCTGCTGAAAAAGCATGGATAATAAAAAATACATGGTGTAATTATCTGCTTCCCAAACCTTTTAGCAGATGTTTTGTTGCTATGTGCAGGCCTATATGGATTAATGATGATTTCTCGACAGATAATCTCGATCGTATTGTGGCAAATTTAACTAAAATAGCTGACAGGAAAGTGGGAAGAAAATAG
- a CDS encoding aspartate/glutamate racemase family protein, which yields MKTIGMIGGMSWESTLTYYQLINEGIKKSMGGLHSAKICLYSVDFDEIEKLQHKGDWKEAAKVLSDAAVKIEACGADFLVICTNTMHKLAPEIESSISIPVLHIADATGEQLKKDRVTKAGLLGTMFTMEQDFYRERLKQKHGIEVLVPKEQDRDIVHKVIYKELCLGSIVESSRNEFIRIINNLKKRGAEGVILGCTEIPLLIKQEHTSVPLYDTTKIHAEAAVRLAVDTDI from the coding sequence ATGAAAACAATAGGAATGATAGGGGGAATGAGCTGGGAATCTACTCTAACATATTACCAGCTTATCAACGAGGGAATTAAAAAATCCATGGGTGGGCTTCATTCTGCCAAAATCTGTTTATACAGCGTGGATTTTGATGAAATAGAAAAACTCCAGCATAAGGGAGACTGGAAAGAAGCAGCAAAAGTACTTTCCGATGCAGCGGTTAAAATAGAGGCCTGTGGAGCGGATTTTCTTGTTATCTGTACAAATACTATGCATAAACTCGCTCCTGAAATTGAATCGAGTATTTCTATCCCGGTTCTGCATATTGCTGATGCTACAGGTGAACAGTTGAAAAAAGACAGAGTTACAAAAGCCGGCCTGCTTGGCACCATGTTTACAATGGAACAGGATTTTTACAGGGAAAGGCTTAAACAAAAGCATGGAATAGAGGTACTTGTTCCGAAAGAGCAGGACAGGGACATTGTGCATAAAGTCATTTATAAAGAGTTGTGCCTCGGCAGCATTGTTGAAAGTTCCAGAAATGAATTTATCCGTATAATAAATAATCTGAAAAAAAGAGGAGCAGAGGGAGTGATTCTTGGCTGTACTGAAATCCCTCTGCTTATAAAACAGGAACATACGAGTGTCCCGCTTTATGATACAACAAAGATACATGCGGAGGCAGCTGTTAGGCTCGCTGTCGATACTGATATTTAA
- a CDS encoding right-handed parallel beta-helix repeat-containing protein — translation MNSGNNKIPMLIFIVLVSFFLRAEADEYTVTNTNDSGSGSLRQSITDANNHAGPDNIVFHIPDSDPNYDGSRGVWVITPSTELPHITDGELTIDGGTQSAFIGSDANPDGPEIVIDGSNNTWGHGIYSIANGIVIGELVINNFSNGGGIFFKKVEGGMIYGCYIGLDASGMNVKPNFSGISMYSHTNNVTIGEQNGKANIISGCTGVGISISDTCKHNSIIGNIIGLNRTKSDTLGNGSYGNYGGIYIEAMSDSNKIFDNYIGGNNSTGIYVYQSSWNTIENNFIGTNNDYTVNLANRHYGIIIGSDYTNPEPAQYNKILSNTIGYNKVSGIRVMEAGSIYNTISMNSISFNGPYGGIFLSANGNEWKTSPVIQSVSSAEVTGTSESGDIVEVFCDDKSEGSIYLGTANADASGNFTLSLSQPVPLDNVTATATDAKGNTSYFSSPFNKNTFVEAETAIPERFSFSQNFPNPFNPSTTLSYNLPAASEVELTVFDVNGRQIKMLEKGMRSAGNHEVRWEGKDDNQNPVPSGIYMARLRCKSEGKKSVIMSRKLMLIK, via the coding sequence ATGAACAGTGGTAATAATAAGATTCCCATGCTCATTTTTATTGTTTTGGTTTCATTTTTTCTCAGAGCGGAAGCAGATGAATACACTGTCACCAACACCAATGACTCAGGCAGTGGTTCTCTGCGCCAGTCCATAACAGATGCCAATAATCATGCAGGCCCGGATAATATAGTTTTTCATATTCCTGATTCTGACCCGAATTACGACGGATCACGCGGAGTGTGGGTAATAACGCCTTCCACAGAGCTGCCGCATATAACTGACGGAGAGCTGACTATAGACGGAGGAACCCAATCAGCCTTTATCGGGTCAGATGCAAATCCTGACGGGCCCGAGATAGTAATTGACGGTTCCAATAATACATGGGGCCACGGGATTTATTCAATTGCAAATGGTATTGTAATCGGAGAGCTTGTAATAAATAATTTCAGCAACGGAGGAGGAATCTTTTTTAAAAAAGTTGAAGGCGGTATGATTTACGGCTGTTATATCGGGCTTGATGCCAGTGGTATGAATGTAAAACCTAATTTTTCAGGTATCAGTATGTATTCTCATACGAACAATGTTACAATTGGCGAGCAAAACGGCAAGGCAAATATTATCTCAGGCTGCACCGGCGTGGGGATTTCTATTTCTGATACATGTAAACATAACAGTATAATCGGAAACATCATAGGACTCAACCGTACAAAGAGCGATACTCTCGGAAACGGATCATACGGTAATTACGGAGGAATATACATAGAAGCAATGTCAGACAGTAATAAAATCTTTGATAATTACATCGGCGGCAACAATTCTACAGGTATCTATGTATATCAATCCAGCTGGAATACAATAGAAAATAATTTTATCGGAACAAATAACGACTACACAGTAAATCTTGCAAACAGACATTATGGAATTATAATAGGATCAGATTATACAAATCCCGAACCTGCACAGTACAATAAGATTCTTTCAAACACCATAGGTTATAATAAAGTCTCCGGCATCAGGGTAATGGAAGCCGGCAGTATATACAACACTATTTCAATGAACTCTATTTCATTTAACGGCCCGTACGGAGGAATCTTTCTTTCGGCAAACGGGAATGAATGGAAAACTTCCCCTGTTATCCAGTCCGTGTCTTCTGCTGAGGTGACAGGCACATCCGAATCCGGGGATATTGTTGAGGTTTTCTGTGATGATAAAAGCGAAGGAAGTATCTATCTCGGCACAGCTAATGCAGATGCTTCGGGCAATTTTACCCTGTCTCTTTCCCAGCCCGTACCTCTTGATAACGTAACAGCAACTGCAACAGATGCAAAAGGGAACACTTCTTATTTCAGCAGTCCTTTTAATAAGAATACTTTCGTAGAAGCTGAGACTGCAATTCCGGAACGGTTCTCTTTTTCACAAAATTTCCCGAACCCGTTTAATCCGTCAACAACTTTATCTTATAATCTGCCGGCAGCATCCGAGGTTGAGTTAACGGTTTTTGATGTTAACGGAAGGCAGATAAAGATGCTGGAAAAAGGCATGCGTTCGGCAGGAAATCATGAAGTAAGATGGGAAGGTAAGGATGATAATCAAAACCCTGTTCCTTCGGGAATTTATATGGCCCGGTTACGCTGCAAATCAGAAGGGAAAAAATCAGTAATTATGAGCCGTAAACTGATGCTGATAAAATAA